One segment of Methylocella silvestris BL2 DNA contains the following:
- the dut gene encoding dUTP diphosphatase, whose protein sequence is MSEPLTIGIKRLPHGADLPLPAYQSAGAAGLDLLAAIAPGSKLTLEPGERRLVPTGLVLQIPPSHEGQLRPRSGLALKAGVTVLNAPGTIDSDYRGEVGVLLINFGAEPFEIARGERIAQLIIAPVTRAVLVETDGLEATARGAGGFGSTGAAAIGETRR, encoded by the coding sequence ATGAGCGAACCGCTGACGATCGGCATAAAGCGCCTGCCGCATGGAGCGGACCTGCCGCTGCCCGCCTATCAGAGCGCGGGCGCGGCCGGCCTCGATCTTCTCGCCGCCATTGCGCCGGGATCGAAACTGACGCTGGAGCCCGGCGAGCGCCGCCTCGTGCCGACCGGCCTTGTCCTGCAAATTCCCCCCTCGCATGAGGGTCAGCTGCGGCCGCGCTCGGGCCTTGCCCTGAAAGCCGGCGTCACCGTGCTGAACGCGCCGGGCACGATCGATTCCGACTACCGCGGAGAGGTCGGGGTCCTGCTGATCAATTTCGGCGCGGAGCCGTTCGAGATCGCGCGCGGCGAGCGCATCGCGCAGCTCATCATCGCGCCGGTGACGCGCGCCGTGCTGGTCGAGACCGACGGGCTGGAGGCGACCGCGCGCGGCGCCGGCGGATTCGGCTCGACCGGGGCGGCCGCGATCGGGGAGACGCGGCGATGA
- a CDS encoding TOBE domain-containing protein, whose translation MPRVLPGEIDTLLALRANGKLLVGRERVTLLEAVIAYGSITKAAEIAGFSYKTAWDAVNAINNLLPRQAFITHTGGPKGGGVEVTPEGRRLLSTFRRLEAKLGQISSAIATEGLETDDFSFLTLTMKLSARNALHCSIIEIRPAPVNVEVILQVSPGVVISAIVTNASVGELSLVPDKSVLALVNASSVMLAPAAQALRVSARNKILGRVLDRFEGGSEAEVAMDIGRGKTMTSIMTTESADAAGVVKGAEVCAIFLSSNVILASD comes from the coding sequence ATGCCTCGCGTGCTGCCGGGAGAGATCGACACGCTGCTTGCCCTGCGGGCGAACGGCAAACTGCTTGTGGGGCGCGAACGCGTCACCCTGCTCGAAGCGGTGATCGCCTACGGCAGCATCACCAAGGCCGCCGAAATCGCCGGCTTCAGCTACAAAACCGCTTGGGATGCGGTCAACGCCATCAATAATCTTCTGCCGCGGCAGGCCTTTATCACCCATACGGGCGGCCCGAAAGGCGGCGGCGTCGAGGTGACGCCGGAAGGGCGGCGGCTGCTTTCGACATTCCGGCGGCTTGAGGCGAAACTCGGCCAGATCTCCTCGGCGATTGCGACGGAGGGTCTCGAAACGGACGACTTCTCTTTTCTGACGCTGACGATGAAGCTCAGCGCCCGCAATGCGCTGCACTGCTCGATTATCGAAATCAGGCCCGCGCCGGTCAATGTCGAGGTCATCCTTCAGGTGTCGCCGGGAGTTGTGATCTCGGCGATCGTCACCAACGCCAGCGTCGGCGAACTCAGCCTCGTTCCGGATAAATCGGTGCTCGCCCTCGTCAATGCGAGCTCGGTGATGCTGGCGCCCGCCGCCCAGGCGCTGCGCGTCTCGGCGCGCAACAAGATCCTTGGCCGCGTGCTCGACCGTTTCGAGGGCGGTTCAGAAGCGGAAGTTGCTATGGACATCGGCCGCGGCAAGACCATGACTTCGATCATGACGACCGAGAGCGCCGACGCCGCCGGCGTCGTCAAGGGCGCCGAGGTCTGCGCCATCTTCCTCAGCTCCAATGTGATTTTGGCGAGCGATTAG
- a CDS encoding RrF2 family transcriptional regulator has translation MIVLSHRALLALAAVADIAIHSRPLPVAAKALAARLELPPRHLETLLQALVRANILKGLRGPRGGYELARERRKITAGAVLRAVLSDAAGPGEPADSKLVAKVIAPMVEKAGAAFLAELDNITIEDICRRADELNLYRDAGAGSDFTI, from the coding sequence ATGATCGTGCTGTCTCACCGCGCGCTGCTCGCCCTTGCGGCCGTCGCCGACATCGCGATCCATTCGCGCCCGCTCCCCGTCGCGGCGAAAGCGCTTGCCGCGCGTCTCGAGCTGCCGCCGCGCCATCTCGAGACGCTGCTGCAGGCCTTGGTGCGCGCCAATATATTGAAAGGGTTGCGCGGCCCGCGCGGCGGCTATGAACTCGCCCGCGAAAGGCGAAAGATCACCGCCGGGGCGGTGCTGCGCGCGGTGCTTAGCGACGCCGCCGGTCCGGGCGAGCCGGCGGATTCCAAGCTGGTCGCCAAGGTGATCGCGCCAATGGTCGAGAAGGCCGGGGCGGCGTTTTTGGCGGAGCTCGACAATATCACGATCGAGGACATCTGCCGCCGCGCCGACGAGCTCAATCTCTATCGGGACGCGGGAGCGGGGTCGGACTTTACGATCTGA
- a CDS encoding sulfate ABC transporter substrate-binding protein, producing MSRANPLRLAAIGVLVALAAPAAHFLGGSSFVQPAQAAQELLNVSYDPTRELYRAINEAFAADWKAKTGEAIEVRSSHAGSGAQARAVIDGLPADVVTLALAADIDAIAAKSGKLPADWQKRLPHNSTPYTSTIVLLVRKGNPKQIKDWDDLVKPGISVITPNPKTSGGARWNFLAAWGYANKKFGGDEAKVRDFIRALYKNTPVLDTGARGSTISFAQRGQGDVLISWENDAFLASEEFGKDQFDIIVPSISILAEPPVALVDGNVDAKKTRKVAEAYLDFLYTPKAQALIAKNYYHPVSPEAADPKDLARLAKIPLVTIDGDFGGWKAAQARFFADGGVFDQIYAGQ from the coding sequence ATGTCCCGGGCCAATCCCCTTCGCCTCGCCGCTATCGGCGTCCTGGTCGCCCTCGCGGCGCCCGCCGCTCATTTCCTTGGCGGTTCTTCCTTCGTGCAGCCGGCGCAGGCCGCGCAGGAACTTCTGAACGTCTCCTATGATCCGACCCGCGAGCTTTACAGGGCGATCAACGAAGCCTTCGCCGCCGATTGGAAGGCGAAGACCGGCGAGGCGATCGAAGTGCGCTCGTCCCATGCCGGCTCCGGCGCGCAGGCGCGCGCGGTGATCGACGGCCTGCCCGCCGATGTGGTCACACTGGCGCTCGCCGCCGATATTGACGCCATCGCCGCCAAGAGCGGCAAGCTGCCCGCCGATTGGCAAAAGCGCCTGCCGCATAATTCCACGCCCTACACCTCGACGATCGTGCTCTTGGTCCGGAAGGGCAATCCGAAACAGATCAAGGATTGGGACGATCTGGTGAAGCCGGGCATCTCGGTCATTACGCCCAACCCGAAGACGTCGGGCGGCGCGCGCTGGAATTTCCTCGCCGCGTGGGGCTACGCGAATAAGAAATTCGGCGGCGACGAAGCCAAGGTCCGCGATTTCATCCGCGCGCTCTACAAAAATACGCCGGTGCTCGATACCGGCGCGCGCGGCTCGACGATCAGCTTCGCCCAGCGCGGCCAGGGCGACGTGCTGATCTCGTGGGAGAATGACGCCTTCCTCGCCTCGGAAGAATTCGGCAAGGACCAGTTCGACATCATCGTCCCCTCGATTTCGATCCTGGCGGAGCCTCCGGTCGCCCTGGTCGACGGCAATGTGGACGCCAAGAAGACCCGCAAGGTCGCCGAGGCCTATCTCGACTTCCTCTATACGCCGAAGGCGCAGGCGCTGATCGCCAAGAACTATTATCATCCCGTGTCGCCCGAGGCGGCCGATCCCAAGGATCTGGCGCGCCTCGCCAAAATTCCGCTGGTCACGATCGACGGTGATTTTGGCGGCTGGAAGGCGGCTCAGGCGCGCTTCTTCGCCGACGGCGGCGTGTTTGATCAGATCTACGCCGGGCAATAA
- the ubiB gene encoding 2-polyprenylphenol 6-hydroxylase codes for MLTSFGSLFRLARAGFVLARAGVFSDVDPAIAPPPARLPLAFAKLLARPAARRGGRSGLNNLPAAITALGPSYVKLGQFLATRPDVVGADVVRSLEALQDRMAPFPRDVAIATIERAFGRPLAETFVFLSEPVAAASIAQVHRGRIKTGDGERDVAVKVLRPGVERRFRRDLGDMYVAARLAERFVPDARRLKPVEVIDTLARSVKMEMDFRLEAAAASEFAENVANDDDFRVPKVDWDLTAKEVLTLEWVDGLPLSDIAALAARGDDLQRLGRIVIQSFLRHAMRDGFFHADMHPGNLFVDSEQRLIAVDFGIMGRLDFKERRFLAEILYGFIERDYRRVAEVHFEAGYVPRTHRVEDFAQAIRAIGEPIHARTADQISMAKLLTLLFEITGLFDMKTRTELVLLQKTMVVVEGVGRTLDPKLNMWATAEPVVRSWIEQNLGPAGKLQDAGRAAQALGKFAAALPATLIRAENILLRLEDAAEEGLAFSDQAIERFGEAAARSARLGHIALWIIAGAALLLLLR; via the coding sequence ATGCTGACATCCTTCGGCTCCCTGTTCCGGCTGGCGCGGGCCGGATTCGTGCTGGCTCGCGCCGGCGTGTTCAGCGACGTCGATCCGGCGATCGCGCCGCCCCCCGCCCGTCTGCCGCTGGCCTTCGCCAAGCTCCTCGCTCGTCCCGCGGCGCGGCGCGGCGGGCGCTCGGGCCTCAATAATCTGCCCGCCGCGATTACCGCGCTGGGGCCGTCCTACGTCAAGCTCGGGCAGTTTTTGGCGACCCGCCCCGACGTCGTCGGCGCCGACGTCGTGCGCTCGCTGGAAGCGCTGCAGGACCGCATGGCCCCGTTTCCGCGCGATGTGGCGATCGCGACCATCGAGCGGGCGTTCGGGCGCCCCCTGGCCGAGACGTTCGTTTTCCTCAGCGAGCCGGTCGCCGCCGCCTCCATCGCGCAGGTGCATCGGGGACGGATCAAAACCGGCGACGGCGAGCGCGACGTCGCCGTCAAAGTGCTGCGGCCCGGCGTCGAGCGGCGCTTTCGCCGCGATCTCGGCGACATGTATGTCGCCGCCCGCCTCGCCGAACGTTTTGTCCCCGACGCGCGCCGGCTGAAGCCGGTCGAAGTGATCGACACCCTGGCCCGCTCCGTCAAGATGGAGATGGATTTCCGGCTTGAGGCCGCAGCCGCCTCGGAATTCGCCGAAAATGTCGCAAACGACGATGATTTTCGCGTGCCGAAGGTGGATTGGGATTTGACGGCAAAAGAGGTGCTGACGCTCGAATGGGTCGACGGACTTCCCCTGTCGGACATCGCCGCCCTCGCCGCACGCGGCGACGATCTGCAACGGCTGGGGCGCATCGTCATCCAGTCGTTCCTGCGCCATGCGATGCGCGACGGCTTTTTCCATGCCGACATGCATCCGGGCAATCTGTTCGTGGATTCGGAGCAGCGACTGATCGCGGTCGATTTCGGCATCATGGGTCGGCTCGACTTCAAGGAGCGCCGGTTTCTCGCCGAAATCCTCTACGGCTTCATCGAGCGGGACTATCGCCGCGTCGCCGAAGTCCATTTCGAGGCGGGCTATGTGCCGCGCACGCACCGGGTCGAGGATTTCGCGCAGGCGATCCGCGCTATCGGCGAGCCGATCCATGCGCGCACCGCCGACCAGATTTCGATGGCGAAGCTTCTGACGCTTCTGTTCGAGATCACCGGCCTCTTCGACATGAAGACGCGCACGGAGCTGGTGCTGCTGCAAAAGACAATGGTGGTGGTCGAGGGCGTCGGACGCACGCTCGACCCCAAGCTCAACATGTGGGCGACGGCCGAGCCCGTGGTGCGTAGCTGGATCGAACAAAATCTCGGACCCGCCGGAAAGCTTCAGGACGCGGGACGGGCGGCGCAGGCGCTCGGCAAATTCGCCGCCGCTCTGCCGGCGACGCTGATTCGCGCGGAAAATATCCTGCTCCGCCTCGAGGACGCCGCCGAAGAAGGGCTGGCTTTTTCAGATCAGGCGATCGAGCGATTCGGCGAGGCGGCGGCGCGCAGCGCGCGGCTCGGCCATATCGCCCTCTGGATCATCGCCGGAGCCGCCCTGCTGCTGCTCTTGCGCTAG
- a CDS encoding nitroreductase family protein, with translation MTNPRKPDHPVAAIFKDRWSPRALTGEPIPEADLRTIFEAARWAPSASNTQPWRFFYALRDTPEFATFLGLLAGSNQLWAKNASALLIIASKKTFVPPGKTEPVESRSHSFDAGTAWGFFALQAHKLGYVTHAMGGFDAPRSAVELNMPEDFRPEAAIAIGKLADKSTLPENLQARETPSSRNPQAEFVFAGAFPRS, from the coding sequence ATGACCAATCCGCGTAAGCCCGACCATCCGGTCGCCGCCATTTTCAAAGACCGTTGGTCGCCGCGCGCCCTGACCGGCGAGCCGATCCCGGAAGCCGATCTGCGCACCATCTTCGAAGCGGCGCGCTGGGCGCCTTCGGCGTCAAATACGCAGCCGTGGCGATTTTTCTATGCGCTGCGCGATACGCCGGAGTTCGCCACGTTCCTCGGCCTGCTGGCGGGCTCCAATCAGCTTTGGGCCAAGAACGCCTCCGCGCTTCTGATCATCGCCTCGAAGAAGACCTTCGTTCCGCCGGGCAAGACCGAGCCGGTCGAATCGCGCAGCCATTCCTTCGACGCCGGGACGGCCTGGGGCTTCTTCGCCCTGCAGGCGCATAAGCTCGGCTATGTGACGCACGCCATGGGCGGCTTCGACGCCCCCCGCTCCGCAGTCGAACTCAACATGCCGGAGGATTTCAGGCCGGAGGCGGCGATCGCCATCGGCAAGCTGGCCGACAAATCGACTCTGCCGGAGAATTTGCAGGCGCGGGAAACGCCGAGCAGCCGCAACCCTCAGGCTGAATTCGTGTTCGCAGGCGCTTTTCCGCGCAGCTGA
- the coaBC gene encoding bifunctional phosphopantothenoylcysteine decarboxylase/phosphopantothenate--cysteine ligase CoaBC: MSGVSEKRILLIIGGGIAAYKALDLIRRLRERNIKTRAVMTAAAQQFITPLSVASLTGDQVFTDLFSLTDEATMGHIELSRDADLIVVAPATAGLLAKMAQGLADDLASTLLLATDKKILVAPAMNLRMWLASATARNVAALRSDGVRFVGPEDGEMACGEYGPGRMSEPLDIAAAIEEALAGETTIALPRDFRAPAAAKARVLAGRRVVITSGPTHEPIDPVRFIANRSSGKQGHAIAAAAREAGAEVTLVSGPVALPDPPGVTTVHVETAREMQAAVEASLPADIFIAAAAVADWRVAEPAARKLKKGPGAAATLALVENPDILAGVGRRERDRPALVIGFAAETNRLVDYAQTKRLAKGCDLIVANHVGEGSKVFGGARNEVTLISSEGVEAWPSLDKRELAARLIGVIAERLARTPP, encoded by the coding sequence ATGAGCGGAGTGTCGGAAAAACGCATCCTTCTCATCATCGGCGGGGGTATTGCGGCCTATAAGGCGCTCGATTTGATCCGCCGCCTGCGCGAGCGGAACATCAAAACGCGCGCCGTGATGACCGCCGCCGCGCAGCAATTCATCACCCCGCTCTCCGTCGCAAGCCTCACCGGCGATCAGGTGTTCACCGATCTCTTCTCGCTGACCGACGAGGCGACGATGGGACATATCGAGCTCTCGCGCGACGCCGATCTCATTGTCGTCGCCCCGGCCACGGCCGGCCTACTCGCCAAGATGGCGCAAGGTCTTGCCGACGATCTCGCCTCGACGCTTTTGCTCGCCACCGACAAAAAGATTCTCGTGGCGCCGGCGATGAATCTGCGCATGTGGCTCGCAAGCGCCACCGCGCGCAATGTCGCGGCGTTGCGCAGCGACGGCGTGCGCTTCGTCGGGCCGGAGGACGGCGAAATGGCCTGCGGCGAATACGGCCCCGGCCGCATGAGCGAGCCGCTCGACATCGCCGCCGCCATCGAGGAGGCGCTGGCCGGGGAGACGACGATCGCCCTGCCGCGCGATTTTCGCGCTCCCGCCGCCGCGAAAGCCCGCGTGCTGGCGGGGCGGCGCGTCGTCATAACCTCGGGGCCGACCCATGAGCCGATCGACCCGGTGCGCTTCATCGCCAATCGCTCCTCCGGCAAGCAGGGCCATGCGATCGCCGCCGCCGCGCGCGAGGCGGGCGCCGAAGTGACGCTCGTCTCCGGGCCTGTCGCCCTGCCGGATCCGCCGGGCGTCACCACAGTCCATGTCGAGACTGCGCGCGAAATGCAGGCGGCGGTCGAAGCCAGCCTGCCCGCCGATATTTTTATCGCCGCCGCCGCGGTTGCCGATTGGCGCGTCGCCGAGCCCGCTGCGCGCAAGCTGAAGAAGGGCCCCGGCGCCGCCGCGACGCTAGCGCTCGTTGAAAATCCCGACATCCTCGCCGGCGTCGGGCGGCGCGAGCGCGACCGGCCCGCGCTCGTCATCGGATTTGCCGCCGAAACCAACCGATTGGTCGATTATGCGCAGACAAAACGCCTCGCCAAGGGGTGCGATCTTATCGTCGCCAATCATGTCGGCGAAGGCTCGAAAGTGTTTGGCGGGGCGCGCAACGAGGTCACGTTGATCTCGAGCGAGGGCGTCGAGGCCTGGCCCAGTCTCGACAAGCGTGAGCTTGCCGCCCGCCTCATCGGCGTGATCGCCGAACGTCTGGCCAGGACGCCCCCATGA